In Granulicatella elegans, one genomic interval encodes:
- a CDS encoding ComEC/Rec2 family competence protein has protein sequence MKKWIWITVLEIILGSLIFFESSFFLKGIYVLIGIWTFIIHFQSKQQMFWVFILLIFVGLRSYQVYHSTVILEGELSGIIRLNRDDLKINGDFVTGIAELELTSSNHKVLFQYKMRSEKERALFEEEEANLTLSVIGKSKPVNEPKNRGDFNAPSYYRSIGILRVFEVRGFKQMANNPSWMSLFQNWRRKFYLKINAKPESFVRTYALLLLFGKTKDADATVIQHYKRLGIMHVLAISGLHITLLIHLLEKVLWKWKISRETSVAVIIIGLVIYGYFIHWNISGTRAILMYILAQMSKKFHWKLTTADCLGIIFLLSLFYRTSIIENVAFQLSYGLTAILLLTSYFVEHNLQGKWKKTICIAFLTPMIALPLICHYFFTWNILSVLLAGLVVLLFESILIPGILLYALAVVFNWVWISNGIVFFLDALLNGLNQIFSFCEQFLILRFTFGTWSTVAWMLYWGTLYVALVCYEKSWFRPYSSVVFAFCSCMIALSIPYHLQEQIIFLSTGSQVSVLYIPKGCNHATLVLRGGNSFTESKGNAFRKQSFSKTVTNNILVEGISQLDSIVLTNATEDDSDDLKELLQDFSVSEVVVSKHPSEKRGFGELDVSTQYHELGERQLLSGVKWELIPVNGSKKEVQSSIFTIQEERILIVEDTMKTLPNKADFVITSRKNAEGIAKINGFTQMQTKSLILEKGNGTVKSHISARFLDQLEQQIPTIWISQEDGAVHMMQEKGVRKFHTIKSHKDE, from the coding sequence ATGAAGAAGTGGATTTGGATAACAGTCTTAGAAATTATTTTAGGAAGTTTAATCTTTTTTGAGTCTTCATTTTTTCTAAAAGGGATTTATGTTTTGATAGGAATATGGACATTTATCATTCATTTTCAATCTAAACAACAGATGTTCTGGGTCTTTATTTTACTTATTTTTGTTGGATTACGTTCTTATCAAGTCTATCATTCTACAGTTATTCTTGAAGGTGAGTTGTCTGGAATTATCAGATTAAATCGAGATGATTTGAAAATTAATGGAGACTTTGTAACAGGAATTGCTGAATTAGAGTTAACTTCTTCTAACCATAAAGTGTTATTCCAATATAAAATGCGTTCAGAAAAAGAGAGAGCTTTATTTGAAGAGGAGGAAGCAAATCTCACTTTATCCGTAATAGGGAAGAGTAAGCCTGTGAATGAACCTAAAAATAGAGGGGATTTTAATGCACCAAGTTATTATCGGAGCATTGGGATTTTGCGTGTGTTTGAAGTCAGAGGATTTAAACAAATGGCAAATAATCCTTCATGGATGTCACTATTTCAAAATTGGCGTAGAAAATTTTATTTAAAAATCAATGCTAAGCCAGAAAGTTTTGTTCGTACCTATGCTTTATTATTACTGTTTGGAAAAACGAAAGATGCGGATGCGACAGTGATTCAACATTATAAGAGATTGGGCATCATGCATGTGTTAGCCATTTCAGGGCTTCATATTACATTATTGATTCATTTGCTTGAAAAAGTATTATGGAAATGGAAAATTTCTCGAGAAACAAGTGTTGCTGTTATCATCATTGGATTAGTCATTTATGGCTACTTCATACATTGGAATATTAGCGGTACACGAGCCATTTTGATGTATATTTTAGCGCAAATGTCTAAAAAGTTTCATTGGAAACTGACAACAGCGGATTGTTTGGGAATCATATTTTTGCTGTCACTGTTTTATCGCACCAGTATCATTGAAAATGTAGCTTTTCAACTAAGTTATGGATTAACAGCTATTTTATTATTGACGAGTTATTTTGTCGAACATAATCTTCAAGGGAAATGGAAGAAAACAATTTGTATTGCTTTTTTGACCCCTATGATTGCCTTGCCATTGATTTGTCACTATTTTTTCACGTGGAATATTTTAAGTGTGTTATTAGCTGGGTTAGTGGTTTTGTTATTTGAAAGCATTCTTATTCCAGGAATTTTGCTCTATGCTTTGGCAGTAGTGTTCAATTGGGTGTGGATTTCTAATGGTATTGTTTTCTTTTTAGATGCGTTATTAAATGGATTGAATCAAATCTTTTCTTTTTGTGAGCAATTTTTGATTTTACGATTCACATTTGGTACCTGGTCAACAGTAGCTTGGATGTTATATTGGGGTACTCTTTATGTAGCTCTTGTTTGTTATGAAAAATCTTGGTTTCGTCCTTATTCAAGTGTTGTATTTGCTTTTTGTTCTTGTATGATTGCACTTAGCATTCCTTATCATCTGCAGGAGCAAATCATCTTTTTAAGTACTGGTTCGCAAGTTTCGGTTTTGTATATTCCGAAAGGATGTAATCACGCCACATTAGTATTGAGGGGAGGAAATTCGTTCACAGAGTCTAAGGGGAATGCCTTTCGTAAACAATCTTTTTCTAAAACTGTTACGAATAATATTTTAGTAGAAGGAATTTCTCAGTTGGATTCTATTGTACTAACGAATGCTACTGAGGACGATAGTGATGATTTGAAAGAGTTGCTCCAAGATTTTTCAGTGAGCGAGGTAGTTGTTTCTAAACACCCTTCTGAAAAAAGAGGCTTTGGAGAATTGGACGTTTCGACACAGTATCATGAATTAGGAGAGAGACAGTTACTTTCTGGAGTGAAATGGGAATTGATTCCAGTTAATGGCAGTAAGAAAGAAGTTCAAAGTTCTATTTTTACAATTCAGGAAGAACGAATACTCATAGTAGAAGATACGATGAAAACTTTACCCAATAAAGCGGATTTTGTTATAACTTCAAGGAAAAATGCTGAAGGGATAGCAAAAATAAATGGATTTACACAAATGCAAACGAAAAGTTTGATTTTAGAAAAAGGAAATGGGACGGTTAAATCGCATATTAGTGCACGCTTTTTAGATCAATTAGAACAACAAATTCCAACGATATGGATATCGCAAGAAGATGGAGCAGTTCATATGATGCAAGAAAAAGGCGTACGAAAATTCCATACGATAAAAAGTCATAAAGACGAGTGA
- the coaD gene encoding pantetheine-phosphate adenylyltransferase, producing MVKAIYAGSFDPITKGHLHLIQRATVLFEEVIVLISYNHQKQYTLTKEERVQTVQKAVSNWNNVRVVVQDGGLTVEAAKQLEATVLLRGVRNSQDLELEKTLAYHNHRLDENIETVLLVSEPAYEFVSSTMVKELAQFGGEFDSLVPASVAEILKKKYARQECQQMRLQESSEEE from the coding sequence ATGGTAAAAGCAATTTATGCAGGGAGTTTTGATCCCATCACAAAGGGGCATCTTCATTTAATCCAACGTGCGACAGTATTATTTGAAGAAGTGATTGTGTTAATTTCTTATAATCACCAAAAGCAGTATACGCTAACAAAAGAAGAGAGAGTTCAAACGGTTCAAAAAGCTGTGTCAAACTGGAACAATGTTCGAGTTGTTGTACAAGATGGGGGATTAACGGTTGAAGCTGCGAAACAATTAGAAGCAACCGTTCTTTTACGAGGGGTTCGTAATAGTCAAGATTTAGAATTAGAAAAGACATTAGCGTACCATAATCATCGATTAGATGAGAATATTGAAACTGTCTTACTTGTGAGTGAACCAGCTTATGAATTTGTTAGTTCAACAATGGTGAAAGAATTAGCTCAATTTGGAGGAGAATTTGACTCTTTAGTTCCAGCGTCTGTTGCAGAAATTTTGAAAAAGAAATATGCAAGACAAGAGTGTCAACAAATGAGGCTTCAAGAAAGTAGTGAAGAGGAATGA
- a CDS encoding YlbG family protein has protein sequence MEQVERRAIIVWLYTLKPIKQLKRFGNIQYISKRLKYIYLYVNEEEVESVVDKVSKFHFVRKVEVSPRHEVRMDFTQILPELREEIELEKQALATEA, from the coding sequence ATGGAACAAGTAGAAAGAAGAGCGATTATTGTATGGCTCTATACATTAAAACCCATTAAACAATTAAAACGTTTCGGCAATATTCAATATATTTCTAAACGACTAAAATATATTTACTTGTATGTCAATGAAGAAGAAGTAGAAAGTGTTGTGGATAAAGTTAGCAAATTTCACTTTGTTCGAAAAGTTGAAGTATCTCCTCGTCATGAAGTTCGAATGGATTTTACACAAATCTTACCGGAATTACGTGAGGAAATTGAATTAGAAAAACAAGCATTGGCTACAGAAGCGTAA
- a CDS encoding SepM family pheromone-processing serine protease, translating into MKKISLRTIVITLVSLLFLGIIAFYPLPYVLEMPGSAEKVEDFITIEGVNEKKEGSFRVMTVLSQQATPLLTLQTLLPHVEMIPKEKVYGTTPSKEYNKIQEYYMQQARNAAVSVAYKAAGKTVTEEFLGVYVMTVVPESDFKEKIQVGDIVTKVDGESFSSAQEMIAAISSKKIGDSVTIEMNRNQEIMEKTGVLVENPDTGKPMLGIQLVTHSKLHESPKVDFDPHGVSGPSAGLMFTLEIYNQLTDNNLKQGRIVAGTGTMNENGEVGRIGGVDKKLVAAVRAGATIFLAPDDEITDEMREKNPNILSNYEEAKRTAEKIKSNIQVYPVKKFEDAVKILEK; encoded by the coding sequence ATGAAAAAAATTTCTTTACGCACGATTGTTATAACGCTCGTAAGTTTGTTGTTTTTAGGAATCATTGCATTTTATCCTTTACCTTATGTATTAGAAATGCCAGGGAGTGCCGAAAAGGTAGAGGATTTTATTACAATTGAAGGAGTTAATGAGAAGAAGGAAGGTTCTTTTCGTGTGATGACGGTGTTGTCACAACAGGCAACCCCTTTATTAACACTTCAAACATTGCTTCCTCATGTTGAGATGATTCCAAAGGAAAAAGTGTATGGAACAACTCCTAGTAAGGAATACAATAAAATTCAGGAATATTATATGCAACAAGCTAGAAATGCAGCCGTTTCAGTAGCGTATAAGGCAGCTGGAAAGACAGTTACAGAAGAGTTTTTAGGCGTATATGTGATGACAGTAGTTCCTGAATCTGATTTTAAAGAGAAGATTCAAGTAGGAGATATTGTGACAAAAGTGGATGGAGAATCATTTTCATCAGCGCAAGAAATGATTGCAGCCATTAGTTCTAAAAAAATCGGTGATAGTGTCACAATTGAAATGAATCGTAATCAAGAAATCATGGAAAAAACAGGAGTCTTAGTAGAAAATCCTGATACAGGAAAACCAATGTTAGGGATTCAATTAGTGACCCATTCGAAACTTCATGAATCTCCTAAAGTAGATTTTGATCCACATGGGGTAAGCGGACCATCGGCAGGTTTGATGTTTACATTAGAAATTTATAACCAATTAACGGATAACAATTTAAAACAAGGTAGAATTGTTGCTGGTACTGGCACAATGAATGAAAACGGAGAAGTTGGACGAATCGGTGGAGTAGATAAGAAATTAGTGGCAGCTGTTCGTGCAGGAGCAACTATTTTCCTAGCACCAGATGATGAAATTACAGATGAAATGAGAGAAAAAAATCCTAACATTTTATCGAATTATGAAGAAGCTAAACGAACAGCTGAAAAGATAAAATCCAATATTCAAGTGTATCCTGTAAAAAAATTTGAAGATGCAGTAAAAATTTTAGAAAAATAA
- the rsmD gene encoding 16S rRNA (guanine(966)-N(2))-methyltransferase RsmD, producing the protein MRIISGEFGGRHLRAVPGKNTRPTTDKIKESLFNILGGYFDGGVMLDMYAGSGGVAIEAVSRGMNHAFLFENNRQAIQTIEQNIDITKSPDKFTLLKQNVKHGLKTLATREEFKPVSLVFMDPPYRLQEIINDIEQLEKLSLVAEDAVVVAEVDKAVQLPEKIGRFTQWKRVEYGITALVFFEFE; encoded by the coding sequence ATGAGAATTATTTCTGGCGAATTTGGTGGAAGACATCTTCGTGCTGTTCCAGGAAAGAACACAAGACCAACAACGGATAAAATTAAAGAATCCTTATTTAATATTTTAGGAGGATATTTTGATGGTGGTGTGATGTTGGATATGTATGCAGGCAGTGGAGGAGTAGCAATTGAAGCTGTTTCTAGAGGAATGAACCACGCCTTTTTATTTGAAAATAATCGACAAGCGATTCAAACCATTGAACAAAATATTGACATTACAAAGAGTCCGGATAAATTTACATTATTGAAACAAAATGTAAAACATGGATTAAAAACATTAGCCACAAGAGAAGAGTTTAAACCTGTTTCTTTAGTGTTTATGGATCCACCGTATCGTCTGCAAGAAATTATCAATGATATTGAACAATTGGAAAAATTATCATTAGTAGCAGAAGATGCTGTAGTTGTCGCTGAAGTAGATAAAGCAGTGCAATTACCAGAAAAAATTGGACGTTTTACTCAATGGAAACGAGTAGAGTATGGAATTACAGCATTAGTTTTCTTTGAATTTGAATAG
- a CDS encoding FtsW/RodA/SpoVE family cell cycle protein codes for MKIKDKLKSFFQVDIIILMLFIILSIFGVVMVYSASSYFSLTTLGNSEYFLYRQLAFLVLGFILAIAIANFGRSFFFKERLLQISYGILIFLLIFVLTQTGIKGARSWINLRFFNLQPSEFSKVILIWASAFYYSKYKDTQDWKLLYRIPIGMMVLVNMLVLIQPDFGTVMIITLMMWLLALTTGYSKRALGISGGLFVLGYLFTFLPISIIQYVPFIKSYQVGRFLSFHNPWDDTSGVGYQSIQGFFALARGGLTGTGLSSSIQKTGFLPEAHTDFILAIVGEELGFFMVWLVLIVLFFLIIYIIRKALSCRTSFARYICLGVGIFLLVQSSVNIGALLGLAPITGVPLPFLSYGGSSLIVSSIAIGMVLFALKYDKEYLEEVKNNIRMNEFKLEEDKKDDSSQEEALDEKEDEHEEITGG; via the coding sequence TTGAAAATAAAAGATAAACTAAAAAGTTTTTTCCAAGTCGATATCATTATATTAATGCTCTTTATTATATTATCCATTTTTGGAGTAGTGATGGTATATAGTGCTAGTAGTTATTTTTCATTGACTACACTAGGAAATTCAGAATATTTTTTATATCGTCAATTAGCCTTTCTAGTTTTGGGGTTTATTCTGGCAATCGCTATTGCTAATTTTGGAAGAAGTTTCTTTTTTAAGGAAAGACTTTTACAAATTTCTTATGGGATATTGATTTTTCTCCTTATCTTTGTTTTAACACAAACTGGAATTAAAGGGGCAAGAAGTTGGATTAATTTGCGATTCTTTAATTTGCAACCTTCTGAATTTTCCAAAGTAATTTTAATTTGGGCGAGCGCTTTTTATTATAGCAAATATAAGGACACTCAAGATTGGAAATTATTATATAGAATTCCAATAGGAATGATGGTTTTAGTGAATATGTTAGTGTTAATTCAACCGGACTTTGGAACGGTAATGATTATTACGCTGATGATGTGGTTACTTGCCTTAACGACTGGATATTCTAAGCGAGCTCTAGGGATTTCTGGTGGATTATTTGTATTAGGGTATTTGTTTACATTTTTACCCATTTCGATTATTCAATATGTGCCATTTATAAAATCGTATCAAGTTGGGCGATTCCTTTCATTCCATAATCCTTGGGATGATACGAGTGGTGTAGGTTATCAATCTATCCAAGGATTCTTCGCTTTAGCAAGAGGGGGATTAACAGGTACTGGTTTATCAAGTTCTATTCAAAAAACAGGATTTTTACCAGAAGCGCATACCGATTTTATATTAGCGATTGTTGGTGAGGAATTAGGATTTTTTATGGTATGGTTAGTGCTAATCGTTCTCTTTTTCCTAATCATTTATATTATTAGGAAGGCTTTATCTTGCAGAACCTCATTTGCTAGATATATTTGTTTAGGTGTTGGAATTTTTCTATTAGTACAAAGCAGTGTCAATATTGGAGCGTTACTAGGCCTTGCTCCAATTACCGGAGTTCCATTGCCATTTTTAAGTTATGGTGGATCTAGTTTGATTGTTTCAAGTATTGCGATAGGAATGGTTCTATTTGCATTAAAATATGATAAAGAATACCTTGAAGAAGTTAAAAATAACATTAGAATGAATGAGTTCAAACTTGAGGAAGATAAAAAAGATGACAGTTCTCAAGAAGAAGCTTTAGATGAAAAGGAGGATGAACATGAAGAAATTACTGGTGGCTAA
- a CDS encoding DUF1507 family protein, which produces MSDLKQNFALEQLKENANKIYQLINQQKSHLCIAKCPAFEEVVDTQLFGLSKQVEYAVAIGVVEENDGHQLMADLEYALNEVYSDVYEKHWQS; this is translated from the coding sequence ATGTCAGATTTAAAACAAAATTTTGCCCTTGAGCAATTAAAAGAAAATGCTAATAAAATTTATCAACTAATTAATCAACAAAAAAGTCATCTATGTATTGCAAAATGCCCTGCATTTGAAGAAGTGGTTGACACGCAATTGTTTGGATTATCAAAACAAGTAGAGTATGCTGTAGCAATTGGTGTGGTGGAAGAAAATGATGGTCACCAATTGATGGCAGATTTAGAATACGCTTTAAACGAAGTATATAGCGATGTATATGAGAAACATTGGCAATCTTAA
- a CDS encoding helix-hairpin-helix domain-containing protein yields MMFYFLMQVKRLLMEYKKVLSIIGGVLAVIVIILVGRGMMASPTKEKVMVTNAVNTTRVEETTTMMPQNCYVDIKGEVLRPGVYEFSCESRIQEVVKKAGGFTEEADETKINLAQKITDQMQIIVPNLHSKQEGGVTEENSGKGNSSNTTPSNSKQGTVNINTATLEELQTIKGIGKKKAEAILQYRKEHGAFRTKEDLLQVKGIGKKALEAIESQVTFQ; encoded by the coding sequence ATGATGTTTTATTTTTTAATGCAAGTGAAGCGTTTATTGATGGAATATAAAAAAGTTCTGTCAATTATTGGTGGCGTATTAGCAGTTATCGTTATTATCCTTGTAGGAAGAGGGATGATGGCTTCCCCTACAAAAGAAAAAGTAATGGTAACGAATGCTGTGAATACAACAAGAGTGGAAGAAACAACTACGATGATGCCACAAAATTGTTATGTGGATATTAAAGGGGAAGTTCTTCGACCTGGAGTGTATGAATTTTCTTGTGAGAGTCGTATACAAGAAGTGGTTAAAAAGGCAGGAGGTTTTACGGAGGAGGCAGATGAAACAAAAATTAATTTAGCACAAAAAATTACCGATCAAATGCAAATTATTGTGCCTAATTTACATTCCAAACAAGAAGGTGGAGTGACAGAGGAAAATTCTGGAAAGGGAAACTCGTCTAATACGACTCCATCTAATTCAAAACAAGGAACGGTCAATATTAATACAGCAACTTTGGAAGAATTACAAACCATAAAAGGAATCGGAAAGAAAAAAGCCGAAGCCATTTTACAATATCGAAAAGAACATGGAGCCTTTCGCACAAAGGAAGATCTATTACAAGTGAAAGGAATTGGAAAGAAAGCTTTAGAAGCGATTGAAAGCCAAGTGACTTTCCAATGA
- a CDS encoding pyruvate carboxylase — translation MKKLLVANRGEIAIRVFRAATELGIETVGIFAKEDEQSLHRFKADEAYLVGEGKKPTEAYLDMDDMIRIAKQSGADAVHPGYGFLSENIDFARKCQEAGLTFIGPRLEHLDILGDKLKAKTAAHKAGLQSIPGTEGTVSSVQEIYDFGEQFGYPIMIKAALGGGGRGMRVVYCKEEVQDSYERAVGEALKAFGAGECYVEKYIENPQHIEVQILGDEHGNVVHLFERDCSVQRRHQKVIEVAPCISLSEEMRSKICNAAASFMKEIEYVNAGTVEFLLDGNQFYFIEVNPRIQVEHTITELITGIDIVQAQLKIAQGMDLHQEIGIPKQEDLTFSGAAIQCRITTENPENNFLPDTGKINTYRSPGGLGIRLDAGNAFQGNVVTPYFDSLLVKVCTYGRDFSQAVTTMQRALKEFRIRGVKTNIPFLKNVIHHDDFLTGTAKTTFIDTTPELFKFPKESNRGNKILKYISEITVNGYPGIPQETKAFERPTYIETLKPISNPEITAKQLLDEKGADAVSKWVLEQKKVLLTDTSFRDAHQSLMATRMRSIDLIQAAQQYEAAVPLLFSAEVWGGATFDTAYRFLTENPWNRLEKIRKAMPNTLLQMLLRGSNAVGYSNYPDAVIRSFILEAAATGIDVFRIFDSLNWLPQMEVSIQAVRDAGKIAEATMCYTGDVLNPMQTKYTLEYYQQFAKDLEKAGAHMIAIKDMAGLLKPQAAKQLITTLKESVDIPIHLHTHDTSGNGILTLATAIDAGVDVVDVAFSALAGGTSNPSMETLYHGLEGTTRQPELEMENVTRLNRYWGTIRKSYHAFDQAQVSPSPEVYYHEMPGGQYTNLYQQAKSVGLGERFEEVKEMYHRVNQLFGDIIKVTPSSKVVGDMALFCIQNELNEENIYEKGLTLSFPESVIQFFRGDLGQPVGGFNEKLQKVVLKDIEPITVRPGLLAPEVDFEEVRKELETLLGHKPKEQQVLSYLMYPKVYKEYQERKELYGDLSKLDTQTFFYGMRMGETIQMEYAPGKVFMITLVQIGEPDQDGNRIMFYRFNGQSREIIVHDASATMTTVKRQKADVNDFGQIGATMPGSVLKVFVTQGEVVRKGQVLLVTEAMKMETTIQAPFDGVVETIAVKEQDMIDVSDLLLTIRKK, via the coding sequence ATGAAGAAATTACTGGTGGCTAACCGTGGAGAAATTGCGATTCGTGTATTTCGTGCGGCAACAGAACTTGGGATTGAGACAGTAGGGATTTTTGCTAAAGAAGATGAACAATCTTTACATCGTTTTAAAGCAGATGAAGCTTACTTAGTTGGAGAAGGTAAGAAACCAACAGAAGCATATTTAGATATGGATGATATGATTCGTATTGCGAAACAATCAGGAGCAGATGCGGTTCATCCTGGTTATGGTTTTTTATCCGAAAATATTGATTTTGCTAGAAAATGTCAAGAAGCGGGATTAACATTTATTGGTCCTCGCTTAGAACATTTAGATATTTTAGGAGATAAATTAAAAGCAAAGACTGCTGCGCATAAGGCTGGTTTACAATCTATTCCTGGGACAGAAGGAACGGTATCTTCTGTTCAAGAAATTTATGATTTTGGGGAACAATTTGGCTATCCGATTATGATTAAAGCTGCACTTGGTGGCGGCGGACGTGGAATGCGTGTCGTTTATTGCAAAGAAGAGGTTCAAGATAGCTATGAACGTGCCGTAGGAGAAGCGCTTAAAGCTTTTGGTGCTGGAGAATGTTATGTGGAAAAATATATTGAAAATCCACAACATATCGAAGTGCAAATTTTAGGGGATGAACATGGAAATGTTGTTCATTTGTTTGAACGAGATTGTTCTGTCCAAAGACGTCACCAAAAAGTTATTGAAGTGGCTCCATGTATTTCACTTTCAGAAGAGATGCGATCAAAAATTTGTAATGCCGCAGCTAGTTTTATGAAAGAAATTGAGTATGTCAATGCAGGAACGGTTGAGTTTTTATTAGATGGAAATCAATTTTACTTTATTGAAGTGAATCCAAGAATCCAAGTAGAGCATACAATTACTGAATTGATTACAGGAATTGATATTGTTCAAGCACAATTAAAAATTGCGCAAGGAATGGATCTGCATCAAGAAATTGGTATTCCTAAACAAGAAGATTTAACATTTAGTGGTGCTGCGATTCAGTGCCGTATTACAACTGAAAATCCTGAAAATAATTTCTTGCCTGATACTGGTAAAATTAATACGTATCGTTCTCCAGGTGGTTTAGGCATTCGTTTAGATGCGGGAAATGCTTTTCAAGGGAATGTGGTAACGCCATATTTTGACTCGCTATTAGTAAAAGTATGTACGTATGGTCGTGATTTTTCTCAAGCAGTTACAACGATGCAACGTGCGTTAAAAGAATTTAGAATTCGTGGAGTGAAGACGAATATTCCATTTTTAAAAAATGTGATTCATCATGATGATTTCTTAACAGGAACAGCAAAAACAACGTTTATTGATACAACACCTGAATTATTTAAGTTTCCAAAGGAAAGTAATCGTGGAAATAAAATTTTAAAATATATTTCTGAAATTACGGTTAATGGGTATCCAGGAATTCCGCAAGAAACAAAAGCATTTGAGAGACCCACTTATATCGAAACATTGAAACCTATTTCAAACCCAGAAATAACAGCTAAGCAGTTATTAGATGAAAAAGGTGCGGATGCAGTTTCTAAATGGGTATTGGAACAGAAAAAAGTTCTTTTAACGGATACAAGTTTTAGAGACGCACATCAAAGTTTAATGGCAACAAGAATGCGTTCGATTGATTTAATTCAAGCGGCTCAGCAATATGAAGCAGCAGTACCTCTGTTATTCTCAGCAGAAGTTTGGGGTGGAGCAACTTTTGATACAGCTTATCGATTCTTAACAGAAAATCCTTGGAATCGATTAGAAAAAATTCGTAAAGCAATGCCAAATACTCTGTTACAAATGTTATTGCGTGGTTCTAATGCAGTAGGTTATTCCAATTATCCAGATGCTGTCATTCGTTCATTTATTTTAGAAGCAGCAGCAACAGGAATTGATGTGTTTAGAATTTTTGACAGCTTAAACTGGTTGCCTCAAATGGAAGTAAGTATTCAAGCGGTTCGTGATGCAGGGAAAATTGCTGAAGCGACAATGTGTTATACAGGCGATGTATTAAATCCAATGCAAACAAAATATACATTAGAATATTATCAACAATTTGCGAAAGATTTAGAAAAAGCAGGTGCACATATGATTGCCATCAAAGATATGGCAGGTTTATTGAAACCTCAAGCAGCAAAACAATTGATTACAACGTTAAAAGAATCAGTGGATATTCCAATTCACTTACACACACATGATACAAGTGGAAATGGTATTTTAACATTAGCAACAGCGATTGATGCTGGAGTGGATGTAGTGGATGTAGCCTTTAGTGCGTTAGCAGGGGGAACTTCTAATCCAAGTATGGAAACTTTATATCATGGACTAGAAGGTACGACTCGCCAACCTGAATTAGAGATGGAAAATGTAACAAGATTAAATCGTTATTGGGGAACGATTCGCAAATCTTATCATGCATTTGACCAAGCGCAAGTGTCTCCAAGCCCAGAAGTATACTATCATGAAATGCCTGGAGGACAATATACGAATTTATACCAACAAGCCAAATCAGTTGGTTTAGGGGAACGTTTCGAAGAAGTGAAAGAAATGTATCACCGTGTGAACCAATTATTCGGAGATATTATTAAAGTAACACCTTCTTCTAAAGTTGTTGGTGATATGGCACTATTTTGTATTCAAAATGAACTCAATGAGGAAAATATTTATGAAAAAGGATTAACTCTGTCCTTCCCTGAATCAGTGATTCAATTCTTTAGAGGAGATTTAGGACAACCAGTTGGAGGATTTAATGAAAAACTTCAAAAAGTTGTGTTAAAAGATATTGAGCCAATTACCGTTCGTCCAGGATTATTAGCACCTGAAGTGGATTTTGAAGAAGTTCGTAAAGAATTAGAAACTTTATTAGGACATAAGCCAAAAGAACAACAAGTACTAAGTTATCTCATGTATCCAAAAGTGTATAAGGAATATCAAGAGAGAAAAGAACTATATGGAGATTTAAGTAAATTAGATACTCAAACATTCTTCTATGGAATGCGTATGGGTGAGACCATTCAAATGGAATATGCTCCAGGAAAAGTCTTTATGATTACATTAGTTCAAATTGGGGAACCTGATCAAGATGGAAATCGAATTATGTTCTATCGATTCAATGGACAAAGTCGAGAAATTATTGTGCATGATGCGAGTGCAACAATGACAACTGTCAAACGTCAAAAAGCAGATGTGAATGATTTTGGACAAATTGGGGCAACAATGCCAGGTAGTGTCTTAAAAGTATTTGTTACACAAGGTGAAGTAGTTCGTAAAGGACAAGTGTTACTTGTGACAGAAGCGATGAAGATGGAAACAACGATTCAAGCACCATTTGATGGCGTTGTTGAAACCATTGCTGTTAAAGAACAAGATATGATTGATGTCAGTGATTTATTATTAACAATTCGTAAAAAATAA